The DNA region AGGGACGAATCTACTACGATATTCTCTTTCGCTATTACTTCGATAATTTCAGCTACACTCATGAGGAACTTATATCTGTTCTTGAAATGTCACGTTCAAACTATTACAGATATTTTGATCAGGCGGTTGAATGCTTCTACACGGTTCTTATTCCTGTTCTGAAATCGGAAAAACTATGATACTGACGATGATCTTGTTCCGGTTGATTACGTCTGATATGTTTGTTTTTAAAGATAGATTTTCCGGGAAAACTGAAAAAGTCTGATTACGCACTGCGGTGCGGGGAGCTGAGAGCAAGCAGAAAATATATGCCCGACAGCATAGCCTGCCCGCCGTATGACGGAGCAAAGAATATGCTTCCTGTAACGATAATCGATGACAGAGAACTGCTTCAGAAAATGGTATCGGAAATGTTCGACGAGCTGCCTGAACGGAAGCCGAAAATCAAGAAATCTGCAAAAAACTAAAGGAGCCTATAATGAAAATAGAATATAAAAGACTGACTGACAGTGAACCGCTTTGTCGGTCAGACAGAGGTACTGATCAGCGGAGACACGCTCCAGCTAAAAGATTACAGCAAGACCGATTGGCCGTGGTCGATGTTTGATCCGGAAGCCAAGCAGAAACGCCACGATACTGTGTTCCCGGAGGCATGCCAGAAAGCATTTGAAATGGGCAAGACTTTAGTGAGCAGATGAAACAGCTCATCAGCCGTATTACGCTCAGATAAAAGCGTATTATGCCCGATGCATATTAATTTCATTTAATGTTAGTTCTATTGACTTTCTCACTGTATTATGATAAAATAATAAACAATGATTGTGGGATTTGTGGACTAAATTTTCATGATCACTCTATTTAAAGGGGTTGACAGGGGTGTATGTTGGTGTTACGATTCAAGCTGGCAGCATAACTGTGCCCTTTTCACAATTTTATACTGAATTAAAAGCGTACTCTACGGGATAATTATATCCTGTGGAGTGCGCTTTTGTTCGCAAAGGAGGATTTTAATGAAAAAAAGATTTGGAAGGAAAAGTCTTGCGTTGGTGCTGGCTCTGTCGATTGAGTCTGGTAGTATACCAATCAAACCCGTTGATGACCTGTTCGGGGTTATGCCTGTTAAGGCAAGGCTAATATTCGATCCTGATTATGATCCATCTATAGTCAAAGGCACATGCGGAGAGAACGCAACATGGGTACATGACCTCATTACCCACAAGCTGACTATCTCCGGCACAGGGAATATGTATGATTATGTCTATAATGAGGATTTACGGTGGCGTAAACTTTTTTCATTTAGCGATATAGAATCTGTTGAAATTGAGAATGGTATCACTTCTATCGGCGATTATGCGTTTGAATCCTGCAACTACCTTACATCAATAACGATTCCTGACAGCGTTTCAAGCATTGGCGATTATGCGTTCTATGACTGCACAGGCCTTACATCAATATCGATTCCTGACAGCGTTACAAGCATTGGCAATAATACATTCTCTTTATGCGAAAACCTTACATCAATAACGATTCCTGACAGCGTTTCAAGCATTGGCGATTATGCGTTCTTTGACTGCACTAGCCTTACATCAATATCGATTCCTGACAGTGTTACAAGTATTGGCATAAATGCGTTCCGTGGTTGTAAGAGTATCACAGATGTTTACTGCTATGCTGATCCTGCGAAGCTGACATGGAATGATGGCAACTGTGACGATTTCATAACTTCGCAGGAACATACCACCGTCTGCCATGTTCCTGCGAAGTATCTTGCCGGTTATAAGACAAAGTTTGGCGACAGTGTAAACGTCACATTTAAGGGGATGTCTGCCGTTACTGCCCCGACAGCGAATACTCTTTCCTACAACAGTAATGAGCATGAGCTTGTGTCTGCAGGTTCTACGGACTTTGGTACACTGCTTTATAGCCTTGACGGTGAAAATTACAGTACAGATATTCCGAAGAAAACAGATGCAGGAACTTATACCGTATATTATAAGATAGATGAAGATGATTATTACTTTCCACCGCAGACGGTTGAAGTAACGATTGCTGACTCTTACACGATCACCTGGAAAAACGGTGATGAAATACTTGAAACCGACAATTATGTTCCCGGTGGTGCAGCTCCTGAATACAATGGCGAAACACCTGCAAAGGATGCTACAGCACAATACACTTACTCATTCATCGGCTGGAGCGACGGCACGAACACTTATGCTCCCGATGAGCTGCCTTCTGTTTCTAGTGATGTGATCTACACGGCACAGTTTGACAGTACAGCAAGGATAATCACGGGCACATGCGGAGAGAACGCAACATGGGAACTTGACCCAAGCACCGGCAAACTGACTATCTCCGGTACAGGGGCGATGGATGATTACGATTCTTTTAGTGATAACCCGTGGATAAAATATCAGAGTTATATAACTTCTGTTGAGATCGATAAAGGCATCACCTATATCGGCAAAAAAGCGTTCCTAGTCTGCTTAGGACTTACATCAATATCGATTCCTGACAGCGTTTCAAGCATTGGCGATTATGCGTTCGATAACTGCAAAAGCCTTTCATCAGTAACAATTCCTGACAGCGTTTCAAGCATTGGCGATTATGCGTTCGAGATATGCACAAGCCTTACATCAGTAACGTTACCTGACAGCATTACAAGCATTGGCAATAATACGTTCGCTTACTGCGAAAACCTTACATCAATAACTATACCTGACAACGTTACAAGCATTGGCAATAATGCGTTCTATAACTGCAAAAGCCTTTCATCAATAACTATACCTGACAGTGTTAAAAGTATTGGAGTTCAGACGTTCGCTTTATGCGAAAGCCTTTCATCAATAACTATACCTGACAGCATTACAAACATTGACGGAGGTGCGTTTGCTGTATGCACAAGCCTTTCATCAATAACGATACCTGGCAGCGTTACAAGCATTGGCAGTAATGCGTTCGCTTACTGTACAGGTCTTACATCAATAACGATTCCTGACAGTGTTACAAGCATTGGCGATAGTGCTTTCGCTGCATGTACAGGTCTTACATCAATATCGATTTCTGACAGCATTACAAGCATTGATGATTATGCGTTCCGTGACTGCAAAGGCCTTACATCAATAACTATACCTGACAGTGTTACAAGTATTGGCATAGATGCGTTCCATGGTTGCAAGAGTATCACAGATGTTTACTGCTATGCTGATCCTGCGAAGCTGACATGGAATGATTGCAACTGTGACGATTTCATAATGACGCCGAAACATACCACCGTCTGCCATGTTCCTGCGAAGTATCTTGCCGGTTATAATACAAAGTTTGGCGACAATGTAAACGTCAACTTTAAGGGAATACCTGCACCTGCCGTTACTGCCCCGACAGCGAATACTCTTTCATACAACAGTAATGAGCAGGAGCTTGTAACAGCAGGTTCTACGGACTTTGGCACGTTGCTTTACAGCATTGACGGTACAAACTATTCCAAGGATATTCCAAAGGGAACGGATGCAGGAACTTACATCGTATATTATAAGGTAGATGAAGATGATTATTACTTTGCACCGCAGACGGTTGAAGTAACGATTGCTGACTCTTACACGATCACCTGGAAAAACGGTGATGAAATACTTGAAACTGACAATTTTGTTCCCGGCGGTGCAGCTCCTGAATACAACAGCACAACGCCTGCGAAGGATGCGACAGCAGAATACACTTACTCATTCATCGGATGGAGCGAC from Ruminococcus sp. HUN007 includes:
- a CDS encoding transcriptional regulator; the protein is MPDSIACPPYDGAKNMLPVTIIDDRELLQKMVSEMFDELPERKPKIKKSAKN